The Streptomyces sp. CC0208 genome window below encodes:
- a CDS encoding ABC transporter ATP-binding protein produces the protein MKLTVDQLHITLDRNPILRDVSLEAAKGDIVGLVGPNGSGKSTLLRAVYRSLRPVGGVVRVGEDDVWALSPRAAARRTAAVLQDAGGNTTGLTVTEIVALGRAPHHGLLDRDGAEDHRAVADAVDRCGVRPFADRDYASLSGGERQRVLLARALAQNPHLLVLDELTNHLDIRARFELLDLIRATGVTTLAVLHDLDLAVRLCDRLVVLHKGTVVAAGSVLEVLTPRILAEVFGVRASTERHADGVVRITYAAQPLADEDALEDDSRPAETAGR, from the coding sequence GACATCGTCGGCCTCGTCGGCCCCAACGGCAGCGGAAAATCAACCCTGTTGCGCGCCGTCTACCGCTCGCTGCGCCCGGTGGGCGGGGTCGTCAGGGTCGGCGAGGACGACGTGTGGGCGCTGTCTCCCCGCGCCGCGGCCCGCCGTACCGCCGCAGTCCTCCAGGACGCGGGCGGCAACACCACCGGCCTGACCGTCACCGAGATCGTAGCCCTGGGCCGCGCCCCTCACCACGGCCTGCTGGACCGCGACGGAGCCGAGGACCACCGGGCCGTGGCCGACGCCGTCGACCGTTGCGGTGTACGGCCCTTCGCGGACCGCGACTACGCCTCCCTGTCCGGCGGTGAACGCCAACGCGTCCTCTTGGCCCGCGCGTTGGCCCAAAATCCGCACCTGCTGGTCCTGGACGAACTCACCAACCACCTCGACATCCGGGCCCGGTTCGAACTCCTCGACCTCATCCGCGCTACCGGTGTCACCACCCTGGCCGTCCTGCACGACCTCGACCTCGCCGTCCGCCTCTGCGACCGCCTGGTCGTCCTGCACAAGGGAACCGTGGTGGCGGCGGGGTCGGTCCTGGAGGTACTGACCCCGCGGATCCTCGCCGAAGTCTTCGGCGTCCGCGCGAGCACCGAACGGCATGCCGACGGCGTCGTCCGGATCACGTACGCGGCCCAACCGCTCGCCGACGAAGACGCCCTGGAGGACGACAGCCGACCCGCCGAGACGGCCGGCCGCTGA